The Salvia miltiorrhiza cultivar Shanhuang (shh) chromosome 2, IMPLAD_Smil_shh, whole genome shotgun sequence DNA window tgatttctctgatggGCCATGCCcctctgattttttttatatatcgtttctctgctctgcacagtAACATAGAGAGTTTAGTTCCGAGGTAATGTGAATTTTCATTTCCTTATAGTATGCCTCCGAGAAGACAAAATCAAAACCGagtagaagaggaagaggaggaggaagaacaaAGAGATCccacaccaccacctccacctcctccaCAGCAAGAGAGGAGAGTAGAAGAGCTCTTTCTACGACAAAACCCACCTACTTTCAGCGGAGCTGGAGACCCCGCTGAAACGGAAGAATGGATCAGAAGTATGGAAAGAATTTTTAGATTCCTTAGATGTAACGATGTCGAGCGCCTCATGTGCATGTCTTACCAGCTCAAGGGGTCCGCAGAATATTCGTGGGAGGCCAAACAGAAAACTTTGACCCCAGATCAAGTGAATGAACTTACGTGGGAAAAATTCAAGGCAGCTCTTTGTGAGAAATACATACCACGTAGCTATCGCAAGAAGAAGGAAATGGAGTTCGTAAGTTTGAAGCAAGGGAATAAAACGGTAGCCGAATATGACCGATTGTTCTGTGATTTAgctcgatatgcaccatatcgagtagatactgatgagaagatgtcagagTTGTTTTGTGCCGGTTTGAAGCAAGAAATTCGAGTCGTTCTAGCAAGTCAGAGCGCACTTACTTATGCTGAAGCACTAAACCGAGCACTGGACATGGAGTTGGCAATGCAACCAGAAAAGACGAGTCAACTCTCTGTACTCCAAGTGAACCCGAATGCTCAATCGGGGAGTCAATCCTTTTATGGGCAAGGACAGAAAGGTAAAAGAAAGTAGGACGAGAGAAACCAAGGTCCCGAGAAGCCGTGGCaaggtcagaatgcgccaccatTTTGTCAAGGCAAAGATAAACAACCTTATCCAGCCTCAGCGGCAGCAGCGCAAGGACCAAGAGGAATACCTCCCTGCCCAAAATGCAATAAGTTACATTTGGGAGAGTGCAAGATGGGAACAAATAGTTGTTTCACCTGTGGAAGAGTCGGACATTACTCCAACCAATGCCCGAACCGACAACAAAGTGGAACCGGTGGAAGACCGAAACCATTCCAGCCGCAGCTCAAGGCCATGGAAGGAGCCCTACCGCTACCACAGCCAGCACGCCAGCAGTCAATTCACCGACAACATTAGCCGGGGAGACAACCAGCTggcccgcaggcgaatcaacagCAACATCATCAAAGAATGTTTGCGATCGATCAGAAAACTCAAGGCCAGAATCGGGGTAATCTAACAGGTATAGGCGAGATGAAAGGTGTATCCATAGTAGTTTTGTTCGACACTGGAgcatcgcattcttttatctctcacACGTGTGTAGATACTTTAGAACTGAAAGTAGAGCCTACTCCACAATGTCTGAAAGTGACtacacccataggcagaactactacggtttcaCACGTTTGTCCTAACGTAGAATTCGAGTTAGGAACGTTAAAGCTCGAGGCCAAAAATCTGAGGTTGATGCCTATGTGACACTTagatataattttgggaatggactggttggAAGATaaccatgcgaagatacaatgcaaggagagacaaatatcattccagccacctggccaagagccTACTTCCTTCGTTGGCattgaaggaaaatggaagaagacgccaatCATCTCGGCTTTGCGAGCCAAGAAGCTTTTGCAAAGGAAGGATACGACCGCGTATGTCGTATATTTAAACCAGAAGAAGGAATCCAAAGCAGATATTGATGACGTGCCAGTTGTGCGAGAGTACAAAGACGTTTTCCCTGAAACTTTACCAGGTTTACCACCTGAtcgacagcttgagtttacgataGACCTTGAACCTGGAGTCACGCCGATGTCGAAAGCgccatacaggatggccccagtagagttgcaagaattgaagctacaactccaagaacttctagacATGGGTTttattcgacctagtgtttccccgtggggagcgccGGTCCTTTTCGTTAAGAAGAAAGATGGTAgtttgaggttgtgtatcgactaCCGAGAGTTAAACAAAGTGACGTTGAAGAATAAGTATTCGTTGCCCCGGATTGACGATTTGTTCGACCAACTTCAAGGAGCATGCAcgttttcaaaaatcgatttgagaacgggataccatcaattgaAGGTACGAGCAGAAGACATCCCGAAGACGGCTTTTCGcacgagatacggacactatgagttcacagttatgccttttggattgACGAATTCCCCTGCAGTATTTATGGATCTTATGAACCGAGTCTTTCACGAATACTTGGATAAGTTCGTgttagttttcatagatgacatACTAATTTACTCGAGGAGTAAACAAGAGCATGAAGAGCATTTGAAGATCATTTTTGAGAGATtacgagctgaaaagctttatgctaagttcagcaaatgcgagttttggctcgaagaagtcaattttctcggcTATATCGTTTCGGCgagaggaattgaggtagatccGGCGAAAGTTCGAGCAGTACAAGAGTGGAGATCACCGAATACGCCACATGAAATTCGTAGTTTCCTAggattagcagggtattatcgGACATTCATTGAGGGTTTTTCAAAAATTGtcaagccattgacgcacctgctaaagaataAAGTCAAGTTCGAGTGGACGGATAATTGTGAACGAAGTTTCCAAGAGCTGAAAAAGAGACTCACTACTGCCCCAGTGTTAGCCACACCCAAGGCAGATAAGGAGTATGCCGTTTACACGGACGCGtcgaagaatggtctaggatgcGTGCTTATGCAAGAGgggaaagtgatagcatacgcttCACGGCAAATAAGACCGCATGAGATGTATTACCCAGCGCATGATTTAGAGTTGGGAGCAGTAGTACATgccttgaagatttggagacaccacctctacggagttaggtgtgagatctacacagatcacaagagtctcaaatatttctttgagcaaaaggatctgaatatgcgacaaagaagatggttGAAGTTAGTAAAAGAttacgattgtggaatcaattaccaCCCGAGAAAAGCCAATGTCGTGGCCGACGTGTTGAGCAGGAAGAATCAAgtagagttaggatttctccttactcaagACAAGAGCCTGATCAGAGATTTCGAGAAGATGAAATTGGAAGTAATAATACCACCCCAGACGGCAGAGATCATGATTGCTACGCTGAGTATTTGTCGCAGCCCGCTCTAACTAAGGATAGATAAgacgagtgatctacgactaaggatgggattaaagaataaggggaagaaaggggcgtcatttggaaccgtaaaacttactcatcttaataaaactcgtcatttttactcattaatactcaattgaaaacagtctatgaaagacagcataaaacttaattaatatcattaatcaagttatacatcatatgaaaccattctcttaagactcaaagtatgacataacatactataacgtCAACAACATCTTgtagcggaaagtagctagacatatgtatgaagacatattctagacaggttaacttcatttattaacaaccctggagactccgctcattgcagcaccatcatcacatcagctcaacctgcacatttttgaaaaaacatatgcagggctgagtacaaaagcactcagtgaacacatgccaaacatctcattcttataaagctataaatattgtcattgccatttcatatgcataatacaaggaatttgtTTGAAAGCTCtgtattagctaaactcattttcatttcctcaaagttgtctgcgcagacttttctcatcaagtatgtatcatatctgttataacatcaagtactgagagggaggcctccctctgcagcactgtgatcggccaacccgctcgatgactcacgaccacctcagtgtacacaaatccttactagtatctacactagcataggaccgaattcttcatctcaagcagatagataacataccaaaacataaaaaatttggcaatgcaataacttcaatataacatccttcatataataattcccttcatttcatttcattttataaagaACCATTaatcatttgatcattttcataaaatcaaaacttaacaattatatcatgtcattcatttcatttcgtataagaggcctgcatgcaggggatctctatatacgtgtttaagaaagcccacctcgttgtgtctctgtatcaatgagtaacgccACTCtttccctcaagtcgttacttcccaaaaggaccttcatcgttatgaagaatcaatgagaagttataaaagaaaactcgattaataatctaatctcttttatgaaacattagtatctctaatgttcatctctctcggttgttaatcaatataaccaTTATTCCCTCTTgccattactcattaattataacatccttatgttataattagcaacgcttcaattaaaagaaatagctaactcatcgaaaagtccactttcttagcaaaTCAATTCGCTCACATCTCATCTAataaaccaattagaaagttaaactttccattcggcaggtatttgagtcacgggtcaacaagaattgactatgctcaaatcctaatttcattaagaaattataatgattatttgcTGATACATCAAagtattcactaaaaatttcggcatgacctattcatacataatttcagccacgagatttcaacgcgtgaatctcactacgtgaactcgtctctcgactcaaaacttaacatcttgacatctcttcaacgcaaaccaacaattcaaaatcatcaaaactctttatcagtcatctatcatttatactcgaaaccaattgttcgagtgtcagataccaacatttatgtgcgttaatcataactctcacactcactccatttagacacataatcgatatcaaactcaaataataaattatatcttaacaatttatcatgctcataattctcaattaaatctacaacttagtaattaaatactaaattccaactttaattaattaacatacttctctaatttatttatctcattaaAACACAATATATCTAATTCATGCTATCTTCTCATACTTggtcattttatatgcatttctcatgcaactcaaaaagctcaataacttactaatcatcatctcataaatactcaaataattcatatagtcttactaacatagcattaactcatatgcagtgctagttcacttacatgacttcacatactccacatatctcaacttaataaatcattgaataattagaaaatttgtatttaatggaaataaattccaaaatttaaatacaaatatttttaattattctaaacacattggcatgctcaaattaactcaattaaaatcgagcatcgctcgtctctggccttatgactcgcGGTCCTCATGCtttatgctcaaattaactcaattaaaatcgaccattcggtcctcatgcttctcgtttctaacatttctcgaaaattcccaaattaatctagcatgctcatgtgatatcgtagaacacatatacgcaataatattcatcatgcaacgtcccaaacttcacgaatttaaataatcatactttaaaaacttatacaattttcgtgcttggaaaaatacgaatttaatatatatcaatcctagcatacccctaagcacaaatatcaagtctaaacgatcaaacaaaaatcgaaagacgagcTAATATGCGAAAAACGGGGCTgtcctcatgggtttcatagctacggttcgttccgttcttactcccttcattaaacatgctcaactataTGCTAGGAACAACATATTAAaaattcacgacgatccgacatcgtttcaaaataaagtcgagaaatcgacgtttttcgacgtcgactaaACTCGAAAATCTAACCATCAAAATGAAGGTAGAGATGTCACCTACCTAGATACGtgttcgaaaagatgatcggggctCGTCTCGGCACTCAAATCGGAGCTTGAAAGCTCGAACACCAAGCTTCAATGGTGTTTGGCGTGAATGGTgtgtgtttagtgtgtgtttaatgtgtttgtgtgtgtgctgCGTGAGTTTGTGTGTGTGGGCTGAATATCAGCCGTGTAATATGTGTGAGTGGGTGGGTTTGGGCGgtttgggggtggttaggggtagggtaggttagatatttaggatattaacccgttagtcgttaaatatctcgtttcgtttcgttttaacgactaactactcatactcttcgttactcgccctctcaactcctactcactttcattacactcgtaattctatataaatatagaaaacgcaagctcgttctcgaaattctgataaacgagctcggttcgtttatcgagaaatcccgattcactattcactcgtcgtccaaaaataaaaactttcattattggactcgtatcgaaaaactaagaatatttctcgacgacgtgcacgtaagattttgaaagtcgacaaaaagacgaaatagcattattttactattcatcgtcaaaaagtcaaaaatttcaaaaacgtcttaacggactcagatttcacttccgagttcaccgttctcattcaaataattatctcgaattattcaaatactcaaactcaattacggatataaaatcccacatcatcctcacgtcatcaaaagaacatctcaacatctttaaaaaagaaaacaagaaaacttcatataactcatcatctctgtacaaagtaatcaaacaagggatctataccctaattactcaaacttaagcaattaaacacgtcatcaaaagcccgggtattacataccctcccccttaaaataaatttcgtcccgaaatttgtacctcttgtaaatgtttcgggtacttctctcacatcttatcctcaagctctctttccacttttTTCTAagtatcatatctccattggaccttatccaatgcaatcgacttattactcaattgccgaattttatgatttagcatcatctgaggtctctcttcataactcaagtctggttctaagatcatttcttcttagtaaaccatatggtttgggtcgaaaatatgtatcctctcaattgtgacacgtgaaacacgttatgttccaaagctaggtggcaaagccaacctatacgctattggacctatcttttgcaatatctcgtaaggacttataactctgggtctaagctgtcctttaactccaaatctatttat harbors:
- the LOC131008092 gene encoding uncharacterized protein LOC131008092 is translated as MPPRRQNQNRVEEEEEEEEQRDPTPPPPPPPQQERRVEELFLRQNPPTFSGAGDPAETEEWIRSMERIFRFLRCNDVERLMCMSYQLKGSAEYSWEAKQKTLTPDQVNELTWEKFKAALCEKYIPRSYRKKKEMEFVSLKQGNKTVAEYDRLFCDLARYAPYRVDTDEKMSELFCAGLKQEIRVVLASQSALTYAEALNRALDMELAMQPEKTSQLSVLQVNPNAQSGSQSFYGQGQKGKRK